From the genome of Candidatus Nitrosocosmicus oleophilus, one region includes:
- a CDS encoding class I SAM-dependent methyltransferase translates to MNSNSSNAFDSKKLEEFVTQAISDLGCSLGSMMIILGDRLGLYKALSRFGPMTSEELAHNTNTAERYIREWLASQAAAGYLTYDPENKKFTLSAENAMVLADENSPAYLLGGYQVLRSIFKDEDKFVKIFQTGEGLRWGDHHHDLYEGTAKFFRPNYMSNLVQFWIPALDGIEQILRKGGKVADIGCGYGISTTIMAQQYPNSRFFGFDNHLPSIEAATANAKNEKLDKNVKFSQVSANEPIGNDYDFVTFFDCLHDMGDPLGALKFAKQSLKPDGSCMIVEPMANDKIEDNLNMVGRIYYAASSIICVPNSLADKGIALGAQAGENMVRNLALEAGFTKFRRATQTPFNIIYEAK, encoded by the coding sequence ATGAATTCAAACAGTTCAAATGCTTTTGATAGCAAAAAACTAGAAGAATTTGTAACTCAGGCAATCAGCGATCTAGGCTGCAGTTTAGGATCCATGATGATTATTCTAGGTGACAGACTTGGTCTTTATAAGGCCCTAAGTCGATTTGGACCCATGACGTCAGAGGAGTTAGCTCATAATACGAACACAGCGGAACGTTATATCAGAGAATGGCTCGCAAGTCAGGCAGCAGCAGGATATCTAACTTATGATCCCGAAAATAAGAAATTTACTTTGTCAGCAGAGAATGCGATGGTCTTGGCAGATGAAAATAGTCCAGCATATCTCCTTGGTGGTTACCAAGTTTTAAGATCCATATTTAAAGATGAAGATAAGTTTGTAAAAATTTTTCAAACTGGGGAGGGACTGAGATGGGGTGATCATCATCACGATCTTTATGAAGGGACTGCAAAATTTTTCAGGCCTAATTATATGAGTAACCTAGTTCAATTCTGGATCCCCGCTCTTGATGGAATCGAACAGATACTGAGAAAAGGGGGGAAAGTTGCAGACATAGGTTGTGGGTATGGTATATCAACAACCATAATGGCACAACAATATCCAAATTCTCGATTCTTTGGATTTGATAACCACCTACCTTCTATTGAGGCTGCAACTGCTAATGCCAAAAACGAAAAGTTAGACAAAAACGTAAAATTTTCACAAGTTTCTGCAAATGAACCCATTGGTAACGACTACGACTTTGTGACTTTTTTTGATTGTCTTCATGACATGGGAGACCCTCTAGGAGCCTTGAAATTTGCTAAACAGTCCCTAAAACCCGATGGATCGTGTATGATAGTAGAACCTATGGCCAATGACAAAATAGAAGACAACCTGAACATGGTAGGAAGGATATACTACGCAGCCTCTTCCATAATTTGTGTCCCCAATTCCCTTGCAGATAAAGGAATTGCCCTTGGTGCACAGGCAGGTGAAAATATGGTTAGGAATTTG